In a genomic window of Bacillota bacterium:
- a CDS encoding helix-turn-helix domain-containing protein — MAKKAKKVTGEQKEKIRALLLSTDKSNRQIAREIGVSESTVRRIRAEEPEEEITQAHLDRKVEFANKAWDSIDKALEFANQRIKLATVGADQFEPLLNRLIELLEKGDGVNGQDIKEILVAFAGILNIPLNHVSTYIGTIYDKRALAEGEPTGHQKVSGQVTEKYVYEITQKVLTDPDAREQARELFRRAASRDLEG, encoded by the coding sequence ATGGCCAAGAAAGCAAAAAAAGTTACAGGCGAACAAAAAGAGAAAATCCGGGCCCTGCTGCTGTCCACCGATAAAAGTAACCGGCAGATTGCCCGGGAAATAGGCGTGAGTGAAAGCACCGTCCGGCGGATCCGGGCCGAGGAACCGGAAGAAGAAATTACCCAGGCCCACCTGGACCGCAAAGTGGAATTTGCTAACAAAGCCTGGGACAGTATAGATAAAGCGCTGGAATTTGCGAATCAGCGTATCAAACTCGCCACAGTGGGAGCGGATCAATTTGAACCGCTCCTTAATCGCTTGATTGAGCTCCTGGAGAAAGGCGATGGAGTAAACGGCCAGGATATAAAAGAAATACTTGTGGCCTTTGCCGGTATTTTAAATATCCCTCTTAATCATGTATCAACCTACATCGGCACCATCTACGACAAGAGGGCCCTGGCCGAAGGTGAGCCCACCGGCCACCAAAAGGTGAGTGGGCAGGTGACGGAAAAATATGTCTACGAGATCACGCAAAAGGTCCTCACAGACCCGGACGCAAGGGAGCAGGCAAGAGAACTTTTCCGCAGAGCAGCTAGCAGAGATTTGGAAGGCTGA
- a CDS encoding RusA family crossover junction endodeoxyribonuclease — protein MTQRGKYIKPRAQKYLDYKQDVGWAAKAAGVKLTDKKVATEIDVYVAGRAGDWDNYAKSICDGLNGVAWVDDRQVVDGRVRLHSCRKVEQRAEVVIREVR, from the coding sequence ATGACGCAGCGGGGCAAATATATTAAACCCCGGGCGCAGAAGTACCTGGATTACAAACAAGATGTCGGCTGGGCCGCCAAAGCAGCCGGCGTGAAACTGACGGACAAGAAGGTGGCCACCGAAATTGACGTATATGTTGCCGGACGGGCCGGTGATTGGGACAATTATGCTAAGTCAATCTGCGACGGTCTGAACGGGGTGGCCTGGGTGGATGATCGCCAGGTAGTTGACGGGCGGGTGAGACTGCATAGCTGTAGAAAGGTTGAGCAAAGGGCGGAAGTGGTGATTCGGGAGGTTAGGTAA
- a CDS encoding ParB/RepB/Spo0J family partition protein, translated as MGRLIYIPIDMIYPNPRNPRKNFEPEAMAELVASVRQVGILQPVVLVRDEDESSMKYRLVAGERRYRAALEAEIKKLPAVVRELTPEQELEVMIIENLQRRDVDPIEEAQGMKALLDEGGYTQEALAEKLGCSQSHIANRLRLLRLPDPVKENISRKILSAGHAQALLKLEKTPVFMKKAAEAIADEQVPVAKAAEAIAEVIANEGKPLFNDYNSKPEFKTDDCEQCESRMMGDRFGSLQPYCIKPSCWDKKQQEVRQAREQALADRVQKTAKKGQGVIELDKFNWDQYEEFLNYKTEGMDLTECEGCEHKKVAKKSYRDELTEACFQPSCFKKKKAAATREKNKEARDAFKEEVNKISTMAGLKAVFLFKKWSNLPAVVLDKPTLIYLAAMILASVTPWHDRKITRYQYLKNKYGWEHVELKGGDYGLTKNDWDTFRQLLETLTDKQLLELIFEWPTVAHGLDGATGWVLQQEVHPKEESKPDIYHNDKPEERELEQTGSYVCEETGRLKRCGECKNINEDRICSAFGFERSSLTELQHCQYYRYNYLFSRADDGKDQGGQVESRSYLDENGQEIFISSGLGQDIFGTFRRKSSGALQRVKSPAMPMVDTREEAEKNLQIWAEQKGLQVKSECEQSA; from the coding sequence ATGGGACGCTTGATATATATCCCTATCGACATGATATACCCGAACCCACGGAACCCAAGGAAGAACTTTGAACCCGAAGCTATGGCGGAGCTGGTTGCCAGCGTCCGCCAGGTTGGTATCCTGCAGCCGGTGGTTTTAGTCCGTGATGAGGATGAAAGTAGCATGAAATACCGCCTGGTTGCCGGTGAGCGCCGGTACCGGGCAGCACTGGAAGCAGAAATAAAAAAACTGCCGGCCGTGGTACGGGAACTCACTCCGGAGCAGGAACTGGAAGTTATGATTATAGAGAACCTGCAGCGCCGGGATGTGGATCCCATTGAAGAGGCCCAGGGTATGAAGGCGCTCCTGGATGAGGGCGGGTATACCCAGGAGGCCCTGGCCGAAAAGCTTGGCTGCAGCCAGAGCCATATAGCGAACCGGCTGCGGTTACTGCGCCTTCCAGACCCCGTGAAAGAAAATATTTCACGTAAAATATTGAGCGCCGGCCATGCTCAAGCATTGCTGAAACTGGAAAAAACACCTGTTTTTATGAAAAAGGCTGCAGAGGCCATTGCTGACGAACAGGTGCCGGTGGCTAAGGCGGCTGAAGCCATTGCCGAGGTTATTGCCAATGAGGGCAAACCGCTTTTTAATGACTATAACAGCAAACCGGAGTTCAAGACTGATGACTGCGAGCAGTGTGAATCCCGAATGATGGGTGACCGGTTTGGGAGTTTACAGCCATACTGCATTAAGCCGAGCTGCTGGGACAAGAAACAGCAAGAGGTTAGGCAGGCCCGAGAACAGGCTCTGGCGGATCGGGTGCAAAAGACGGCCAAGAAAGGCCAGGGCGTGATTGAGTTGGACAAGTTTAACTGGGATCAGTACGAGGAATTTCTTAACTATAAAACCGAGGGTATGGATCTGACTGAATGTGAGGGCTGTGAGCACAAGAAGGTTGCAAAAAAATCCTACCGAGATGAACTGACCGAAGCGTGCTTCCAGCCATCATGCTTTAAGAAGAAAAAGGCAGCGGCCACCCGGGAAAAGAATAAAGAGGCCCGGGACGCCTTTAAGGAAGAGGTTAATAAGATTAGCACTATGGCCGGGCTGAAAGCGGTATTCCTGTTCAAGAAATGGAGCAACCTGCCGGCTGTTGTGCTGGACAAACCAACCCTGATCTACCTGGCGGCCATGATCTTAGCCAGTGTTACACCGTGGCATGACCGGAAAATTACCCGTTACCAGTATCTGAAGAATAAATACGGCTGGGAACATGTTGAGCTAAAAGGTGGAGATTATGGGTTAACTAAGAACGACTGGGACACCTTCCGGCAGTTACTTGAAACATTAACGGATAAGCAACTACTGGAACTGATTTTCGAATGGCCGACTGTGGCGCATGGTTTGGACGGTGCTACCGGGTGGGTGCTACAACAGGAAGTGCATCCGAAAGAGGAGTCAAAGCCTGATATTTACCATAACGATAAACCTGAGGAGCGGGAACTTGAGCAAACGGGTTCCTATGTATGTGAGGAGACTGGCAGACTCAAACGCTGCGGGGAATGTAAAAATATCAACGAGGATAGAATTTGTTCTGCCTTTGGGTTTGAAAGGTCCTCATTAACCGAACTGCAGCATTGTCAATATTATCGCTACAATTACCTATTCTCCCGGGCTGATGACGGTAAAGATCAAGGCGGGCAGGTGGAATCACGTTCTTACTTGGATGAAAACGGCCAAGAAATATTCATATCCTCTGGCCTCGGACAAGACATATTCGGCACCTTCCGGCGTAAATCAAGTGGAGCTTTACAGCGGGTAAAAAGCCCGGCCATGCCTATGGTAGATACGCGGGAAGAAGCAGAGAAAAACCTGCAGATATGGGCAGAACAAAAGGGCCTGCAGGTAAAGAGTGAATGTGAACAAAGCGCCTAA
- a CDS encoding DnaD domain protein produces the protein MVGVHKSDVRQELKYLATTKVLTVDGESISLNKDYDQWRISLVKAATNSKRFEDILARNLRDSQVGKIPTEVGKTPTKTELENIDGWQNTNLEVGKIPTEGPPEANGDTGSQPPKESIKEIKIYPNTNNNARARETNLYQQFQAEFGRPLSPTEIGQIQNWDKEMPLELITEALKRAVLGGKFSFKYIDRILLEWQKNNVQTLLDVKRQDEQFQASKGSNKPRAPNRRDGPQKEEDDQKEFYKTLYMG, from the coding sequence GTGGTTGGAGTGCATAAAAGTGACGTCCGCCAAGAATTGAAGTACCTGGCCACTACCAAAGTGTTAACAGTGGACGGGGAAAGCATTTCTTTAAATAAAGATTATGACCAGTGGAGAATTAGCCTGGTTAAGGCAGCAACAAACAGCAAGAGATTTGAAGATATATTAGCCAGGAATTTACGTGATAGTCAAGTTGGTAAAATACCAACCGAAGTTGGTAAAACACCAACTAAAACAGAGCTGGAAAATATTGATGGTTGGCAAAATACCAACTTAGAGGTTGGTAAAATACCAACCGAAGGACCACCTGAGGCCAACGGGGACACGGGCTCCCAGCCTCCTAAAGAAAGTATTAAAGAAATAAAGATATATCCTAATACTAATAATAACGCGCGCGCGAGGGAAACCAATTTATACCAACAGTTTCAAGCAGAGTTCGGGAGACCACTTTCACCTACCGAAATAGGGCAAATTCAAAACTGGGATAAGGAAATGCCGCTCGAGCTAATTACAGAAGCCCTTAAAAGAGCTGTTTTGGGTGGGAAGTTTAGTTTTAAATACATTGACCGGATACTCCTGGAGTGGCAAAAGAATAACGTTCAAACCCTTTTGGATGTGAAGCGCCAGGACGAACAATTCCAGGCCAGTAAGGGGAGTAATAAACCCCGGGCGCCAAATAGGCGTGATGGGCCTCAGAAAGAGGAAGATGACCAGAAAGAGTTTTACAAAACTTTATACATGGGCTGA
- a CDS encoding MBL fold metallo-hydrolase, translating to MIEITALASGSTGNCYHITDGHTRLLLDCGIQFKRIQRGLNFQLSGISGVLLTHEHGDHSKAVKDMMKAGIDVYASRGTIEALGITGHRIRPVKAKQQFELGTWTILPFDTVHDAAGPLGFLLANQAGDKLLYLTDTAYCRYQFQGLTHILIECNHSLDIIRENVANGSVPVELKNRIIKTHFGLDNVKEFLRVNDLSLVQEIWLIHLSDGNSDAARFKSEIQSLTGKPTYIA from the coding sequence ATGATCGAGATAACCGCACTGGCAAGCGGCAGCACCGGGAATTGCTATCACATCACGGATGGGCATACCCGGCTGCTGCTGGATTGCGGCATTCAATTCAAACGTATTCAACGGGGGCTTAACTTTCAACTGTCCGGGATTTCCGGAGTGTTGCTCACGCATGAACACGGGGACCACTCCAAGGCGGTCAAGGACATGATGAAGGCCGGTATAGACGTATATGCTTCCCGGGGTACCATCGAGGCCCTGGGTATAACCGGCCACCGCATAAGGCCGGTGAAGGCCAAGCAACAGTTTGAGCTTGGCACCTGGACTATACTGCCTTTTGATACGGTACACGATGCAGCTGGCCCTTTAGGGTTTCTGTTGGCCAACCAGGCCGGGGACAAGCTTTTATATTTGACTGACACGGCTTACTGCCGGTACCAGTTCCAAGGGCTCACCCATATCCTTATCGAGTGCAATCATAGCCTTGATATTATACGGGAAAACGTGGCTAATGGTAGTGTACCGGTGGAGCTCAAAAACCGCATTATTAAGACCCATTTCGGCCTGGATAACGTTAAAGAATTTTTGCGGGTAAACGACCTGAGCCTGGTGCAGGAAATATGGCTGATCCATCTGAGTGACGGAAACTCTGACGCAGCGCGTTTTAAAAGCGAGATTCAAAGTCTAACTGGAAAACCAACATATATCGCCTAA
- a CDS encoding recombinase RecT — protein MALVKKDTVDVVADKVRQFQQHGELHLPANYSPENAMKSAWLILQNTMDKNKKPVLETCTKNSIANSLLDMVVQGLNPSKKQCYFIAYGNQLVCQRSYFGTMTIAKSIGAKDIYAQVVYKGDEFQYEIKRGRKHVVKHIQKIENVSDENIVAAYCVIEYGDNQEFADIMTLNQIKKAWEKSKMNPGDKKSTHSQYTEEMARKTVINRCCKAFINSSNDSNLLLQKHFERADEERTEAEVSQEINQNANSEFIDIEAGPADEPAAADNTDQEQQQETSASDWTENHAPSAQNDQQATGTEGPGF, from the coding sequence TTGGCACTGGTTAAGAAAGATACGGTTGACGTAGTAGCTGATAAGGTTCGCCAATTTCAACAGCACGGAGAATTGCACCTACCGGCCAATTATAGCCCGGAAAACGCCATGAAGAGTGCGTGGTTGATATTGCAAAATACTATGGATAAAAACAAGAAGCCGGTACTGGAAACCTGCACCAAAAACAGTATAGCAAACTCACTACTGGATATGGTGGTGCAAGGTTTAAATCCGAGCAAGAAACAATGCTATTTCATTGCTTATGGCAATCAACTGGTTTGCCAGAGGTCATATTTTGGGACTATGACCATTGCTAAAAGTATAGGGGCTAAAGATATTTACGCCCAGGTGGTCTACAAGGGTGATGAGTTTCAATACGAGATTAAGCGCGGTAGGAAGCACGTTGTTAAGCATATCCAAAAGATTGAGAACGTTAGTGATGAAAATATCGTGGCCGCATACTGCGTGATCGAGTATGGCGATAATCAAGAATTTGCTGACATTATGACACTGAATCAGATTAAAAAGGCCTGGGAAAAGTCCAAAATGAACCCCGGAGACAAGAAAAGTACGCACAGTCAATACACCGAGGAAATGGCCCGCAAGACGGTTATCAACCGTTGCTGCAAGGCATTTATAAATTCCAGCAACGACAGCAACCTTCTGCTCCAAAAGCACTTTGAGCGGGCAGACGAGGAGCGCACCGAAGCCGAAGTTTCACAGGAGATCAATCAAAACGCCAACAGTGAGTTTATCGACATCGAGGCCGGCCCTGCCGATGAACCTGCTGCCGCCGACAATACGGATCAAGAGCAGCAGCAGGAGACATCAGCCAGTGATTGGACGGAAAACCACGCACCTTCGGCGCAGAATGATCAGCAAGCCACCGGCACCGAAGGGCCAGGCTTCTAA
- a CDS encoding helix-turn-helix transcriptional regulator, protein MYKGARKFTGLSTEYAADLLHIGTRTLVNYENGHTTIPPETVLNMSQVYKQPTLCARHCAEQCPIGQQFAQPVEERDIAVSALTLLRAYSEAHEVVKEKYVAICDDNLIEEHELQTFRQVVEKLSQLESAISSIKLLAAQYIPDVLQKQKPAPARVAEKRVSYTKKAACAAR, encoded by the coding sequence ATGTATAAAGGTGCAAGAAAATTCACCGGTTTAAGCACAGAATATGCAGCTGACCTGCTTCATATAGGCACAAGGACGTTAGTGAATTACGAAAATGGCCACACAACGATTCCGCCTGAAACTGTATTAAATATGTCCCAGGTATATAAACAACCTACATTATGCGCAAGACACTGCGCGGAACAATGCCCGATCGGGCAACAATTTGCCCAGCCGGTGGAGGAACGTGATATAGCCGTTTCGGCGCTGACCCTTTTAAGGGCCTACAGCGAGGCCCATGAAGTAGTGAAAGAAAAGTATGTGGCCATCTGTGATGATAACCTCATCGAAGAGCATGAACTGCAGACGTTCAGGCAGGTAGTTGAAAAGTTGTCACAACTAGAAAGCGCAATATCTTCAATTAAGCTTTTAGCAGCGCAGTATATACCGGATGTGCTACAAAAACAAAAACCCGCCCCGGCGAGGGTTGCCGAGAAACGGGTATCGTACACAAAGAAAGCCGCTTGCGCGGCCAGATAA
- a CDS encoding helix-turn-helix domain-containing protein — MIIGGQQFSLIVRHKNFPLGGEILLKCLECKTELPEGAKFCLNCGTKAPEELEPKAQESDPFRGYPPVLKPKEVAEILGVGINRLYEHLHNGDIPGRRIGRRWRISTKLLFEWLDGKAS, encoded by the coding sequence GTGATCATTGGCGGCCAGCAATTCAGTTTGATAGTAAGGCATAAAAATTTTCCTTTAGGGGGTGAGATATTGCTCAAATGTCTTGAATGTAAAACGGAACTGCCGGAGGGGGCAAAATTTTGCCTTAACTGCGGAACGAAAGCACCGGAGGAGCTGGAGCCAAAGGCGCAGGAATCAGATCCATTCCGGGGTTATCCTCCGGTGTTAAAGCCGAAAGAAGTTGCTGAAATATTGGGTGTAGGAATTAACCGGCTTTATGAGCACCTGCATAACGGTGATATCCCGGGCCGGAGAATTGGACGCAGGTGGAGGATATCAACAAAGCTGCTGTTTGAGTGGCTGGATGGAAAAGCAAGTTGA
- a CDS encoding helix-turn-helix transcriptional regulator gives MKLHEKLKVYINKHGITQTFVANQAEISVKTLNNILLGRQRLNADMFELICRKGLGINPGIFFKEKFLETKTNKDEDIFTAATGTEN, from the coding sequence ATGAAATTACACGAAAAACTGAAGGTTTATATTAATAAACATGGCATAACACAGACTTTTGTTGCCAACCAAGCTGAAATATCGGTAAAAACTCTCAACAACATACTTTTAGGCAGGCAACGTTTAAATGCAGATATGTTTGAACTTATTTGTCGTAAAGGTCTTGGCATTAACCCAGGTATTTTTTTTAAAGAAAAATTCTTAGAAACTAAGACAAATAAGGACGAAGACATTTTCACTGCCGCCACCGGCACCGAAAATTAA
- a CDS encoding helix-turn-helix transcriptional regulator, translating to MLVVMSLNQFVGKRLKKARQNKGFTQVQVKKLTNIHNKTLSGYENGVSEPDYETLMMLADLYVVSVDYLLGRTDDPTPPNYTQEPDYEKQVLAASNLGEAGIIIANLHASDKIDDDAFLRLHKKAYKHFGLPPVKGAEDAAHTKHKGPGSGVFDKDNNGKGND from the coding sequence ATGCTGGTGGTGATGTCGTTGAACCAGTTTGTTGGTAAGCGTCTAAAAAAAGCTAGGCAAAATAAGGGGTTCACTCAAGTACAGGTTAAAAAATTGACCAACATTCATAATAAAACTTTGTCTGGCTATGAAAATGGAGTTAGTGAGCCAGACTATGAAACACTAATGATGCTTGCAGATTTATATGTTGTTTCTGTTGACTATCTCCTCGGCCGCACCGACGACCCCACCCCACCGAATTACACCCAGGAACCTGACTACGAAAAACAAGTGTTGGCCGCCAGCAATCTTGGAGAGGCCGGCATTATAATCGCCAACCTCCATGCATCAGACAAAATTGACGATGATGCTTTTTTACGCCTGCACAAGAAAGCCTATAAACATTTTGGCCTGCCGCCGGTAAAAGGTGCCGAAGATGCTGCCCATACTAAACACAAAGGTCCAGGATCAGGAGTATTTGACAAGGATAATAATGGCAAAGGTAACGACTGA
- a CDS encoding ImmA/IrrE family metallo-endopeptidase, with translation MLPILNTKVQDQEYLTRIIMAKVTTELLIAQADIYGIEVETETLPDGLLGKANAEIKTITMNTSIEHISRLYKCVLAEEIGHILYPPRPGHVRYHSTGFVNLHFNQRGNTKIIVAQDERKALDWATSILIPDVEFDRIMEAGNYTIWEITERFDVERWLVDHKIGRYRRKEMDQGRKVKWRDIIKRSI, from the coding sequence ATGCTGCCCATACTAAACACAAAGGTCCAGGATCAGGAGTATTTGACAAGGATAATAATGGCAAAGGTAACGACTGAGTTATTAATTGCACAGGCAGACATCTACGGCATAGAAGTGGAAACTGAAACACTTCCGGACGGGCTCCTTGGTAAGGCCAATGCAGAGATAAAGACTATTACTATGAACACAAGTATTGAACACATTTCGAGGCTATATAAGTGTGTTTTAGCGGAAGAAATAGGACATATACTTTACCCTCCCCGGCCGGGGCATGTTAGGTACCACTCAACCGGTTTTGTAAATTTACATTTCAACCAGCGCGGAAACACGAAAATAATTGTTGCCCAGGATGAGAGAAAAGCTCTCGACTGGGCAACAAGCATTTTAATACCGGATGTCGAATTTGATCGAATCATGGAAGCAGGAAATTACACAATTTGGGAAATTACTGAAAGGTTCGACGTTGAACGCTGGTTAGTTGATCATAAAATTGGACGTTACCGGCGGAAGGAGATGGATCAAGGGCGGAAGGTAAAATGGCGGGATATTATTAAGAGATCAATTTAA
- a CDS encoding site-specific integrase, translated as MAKGHVRQLKSGNWELVFDLPREPGEERKQKSMTVKAANKKDAEKKLREILRQIDEDTYVDPGKMTLGDFLTRWLNDYCVPNRRKTTVDGYRVIINKHLIPALGHIKLAKLRPLHIQEYYTYALQYGRADGKGENKKLSPTTVHHHHSVLRKALGTAVKWQLLSRNVCDAVDPPRTKNYKAKVYDEDAVARLLEVAEGTRKYIPILITLATGLRRGEVLALHWSDFDPQAGTIVVDESLVNTSGGPEFDEVKTESSRAVIDLPESVVEELQAHRERQETEKNYAGEFWQENDLIICKEDGTRWHPGGFSDSFKRLLKTHKLPHIRFHDLRHTHASHLIRMGFHPKVVSDRLRHSKIGTTMDTYGHLFPGIQKEVARKLDETMFRKRPAESPKEE; from the coding sequence ATGGCAAAAGGTCACGTCAGACAACTAAAAAGCGGCAACTGGGAGTTGGTTTTTGACTTGCCCAGGGAACCTGGTGAGGAACGCAAACAAAAAAGTATGACCGTTAAGGCCGCAAATAAGAAAGACGCGGAAAAGAAGTTACGGGAAATACTGCGCCAGATTGATGAAGACACGTATGTCGATCCCGGAAAAATGACCCTGGGTGACTTCCTCACCCGTTGGCTAAATGATTACTGTGTACCTAATCGGCGCAAAACAACAGTTGATGGGTACCGGGTTATAATAAATAAACACCTTATCCCTGCTCTCGGCCATATCAAACTTGCCAAACTTCGCCCGCTGCACATCCAGGAATACTATACCTATGCCCTGCAATATGGCCGGGCCGATGGTAAAGGGGAAAACAAGAAACTCTCCCCCACCACGGTACATCATCACCACAGTGTACTCCGCAAGGCTTTGGGGACGGCCGTTAAGTGGCAGCTGCTATCAAGAAATGTTTGTGATGCAGTGGATCCACCCCGGACGAAAAACTATAAAGCAAAGGTATACGATGAAGACGCGGTTGCGCGCCTCCTGGAAGTGGCTGAGGGCACGCGCAAATATATACCGATACTTATTACACTGGCCACCGGCCTGCGCCGGGGTGAAGTCCTCGCCCTACATTGGTCTGACTTTGATCCGCAGGCCGGGACTATTGTTGTTGACGAGTCATTAGTGAACACGTCAGGAGGGCCAGAATTCGACGAGGTAAAGACAGAATCAAGTCGGGCAGTGATAGACCTCCCGGAAAGTGTTGTGGAAGAATTACAGGCGCACAGAGAACGCCAGGAGACTGAAAAAAATTATGCCGGGGAGTTCTGGCAGGAGAATGATCTCATCATTTGTAAAGAGGATGGCACCAGGTGGCACCCTGGGGGATTCTCGGATAGCTTCAAAAGGCTATTAAAGACACATAAGCTACCGCACATACGTTTCCACGACCTCAGACATACGCACGCCTCGCACTTAATCCGAATGGGCTTCCATCCTAAAGTTGTATCCGACCGGCTTCGCCATAGCAAGATTGGAACAACCATGGATACTTATGGCCACCTTTTCCCGGGGATCCAGAAAGAAGTGGCCAGGAAGTTGGATGAAACAATGTTCCGCAAACGCCCAGCGGAAAGCCCAAAAGAGGAATAA
- a CDS encoding site-specific integrase: protein MGKKKKWESLLEEFLFMKKAEGRAETTINDYDFHVNLFFNRFPIALKNEKELKISVYEHLAAVSDKSATTFNIRREYLHSFCNWMVKEEVIKQNPVTGIPKKKNEGKIRNVDPETLKKLISLPNLKTFSGLRDYALFLTTLDTGVRPKEAFSILPEDVNLGSLEITIRAKTAKTSVARTLPISPSTARAINRLIDVRLEEWTKEVPVFCTYLGTEMNRKAWAHRMNQYSKKLDFKIRPYDLRHTFFAHQ, encoded by the coding sequence ATGGGTAAAAAGAAGAAATGGGAGAGTCTGTTGGAGGAATTTTTGTTTATGAAAAAAGCGGAAGGACGTGCTGAAACTACAATTAATGACTATGATTTTCACGTCAATTTATTTTTTAATCGATTCCCTATTGCTTTGAAAAATGAAAAGGAACTTAAAATATCAGTTTATGAACATTTAGCTGCGGTTTCCGATAAGTCAGCCACGACGTTTAATATTCGGAGGGAGTATTTACACAGTTTCTGCAACTGGATGGTTAAAGAAGAAGTTATTAAACAGAACCCAGTTACCGGCATTCCTAAGAAAAAAAATGAAGGTAAGATTCGTAATGTTGACCCGGAAACATTGAAAAAGCTTATATCATTACCGAATTTAAAAACATTTTCCGGTTTGCGTGATTATGCTTTGTTTCTAACAACATTAGATACCGGCGTTCGGCCCAAAGAAGCGTTTTCAATATTGCCAGAGGACGTAAATTTGGGGTCATTAGAAATAACTATTCGAGCAAAAACAGCTAAAACCAGTGTTGCCCGAACGTTACCTATATCACCCTCAACAGCTAGAGCTATCAATAGGCTTATAGATGTCCGGTTGGAAGAATGGACAAAAGAAGTTCCAGTCTTTTGTACTTATTTGGGAACAGAAATGAACCGAAAAGCTTGGGCTCATCGAATGAACCAATACAGTAAAAAATTAGACTTCAAAATCCGGCCGTATGATTTGAGGCATACATTTTTTGCGCACCAGTAA